A window of Amycolatopsis australiensis contains these coding sequences:
- the tilS gene encoding tRNA lysidine(34) synthetase TilS, with amino-acid sequence MTGPSVAAVRRAVRAFLDTVEAPPELCVAVSGGADSLALAEATAHEGRRRGHRVRALVVDHGLQEGSAKIARDAAAAAESLGVDEAEVRRVDVTGPGGPEAAARKARYRALAGHDLVLLGHTLDDQAETVLLGLGRGSGPRSVAGMRPHDPPWGRPLLAVPRATTRQACAELGVEPWEDPHNAEPRFTRVRLRTEVLPLLEDVLNGGVAGALARTAAQLREDSEALDTLADRIFTRAGGPEGLDVATLEPEPAAVRRRVLRRWLLASGVRELTDAHLRAVDELVARWRGQGGVWLPGNLEARRAHGRLCLTSQPTTRGE; translated from the coding sequence ATGACCGGGCCGTCCGTCGCGGCCGTCCGCCGGGCGGTCCGCGCGTTCCTGGACACCGTCGAGGCACCGCCCGAGCTGTGCGTCGCGGTCTCCGGCGGCGCCGACTCGCTCGCGCTGGCCGAAGCCACGGCCCACGAAGGCCGGCGGCGTGGTCACCGGGTCCGTGCGCTGGTCGTCGACCACGGCCTGCAGGAGGGCTCGGCGAAGATCGCGCGTGACGCGGCCGCCGCGGCCGAGTCGCTCGGCGTCGACGAAGCCGAGGTGCGCCGCGTCGACGTCACCGGTCCCGGCGGTCCCGAAGCGGCCGCGCGCAAGGCCCGCTACCGCGCACTGGCCGGACACGACCTGGTCCTGCTCGGCCACACCCTCGACGACCAGGCGGAAACGGTCCTGCTCGGCCTCGGCCGCGGCTCCGGCCCCCGCAGCGTCGCCGGGATGCGGCCGCACGACCCGCCGTGGGGCCGTCCACTGCTCGCCGTCCCGCGCGCCACCACGCGGCAGGCCTGCGCGGAGCTCGGTGTCGAGCCGTGGGAGGACCCGCACAACGCCGAGCCGCGCTTCACCCGCGTCCGGTTGCGCACCGAAGTCCTGCCGTTGCTGGAGGACGTCCTCAACGGCGGCGTCGCCGGCGCGCTCGCCCGCACGGCCGCGCAGCTGCGTGAGGACAGCGAGGCGTTGGACACACTGGCGGACAGGATCTTCACCCGCGCGGGCGGCCCCGAAGGGCTGGACGTCGCCACGCTCGAGCCGGAACCGGCGGCCGTGCGGCGGCGGGTTCTCCGCAGGTGGCTGCTGGCCTCAGGCGTGCGGGAGCTCACCGACGCGCACCTGCGCGCGGTCGACGAGCTGGTCGCCCGGTGGCGTGGTCAGGGCGGCGTGTGGTTGCCGGGCAACTTGGAGGCGCGCCGGGCACATGGCAGGCTCTGCCTCACCTCCCAACCCACCACACGAGGAGAATGA
- a CDS encoding zinc-dependent metalloprotease codes for MVDWALAAQTGALLVRGGPQVPREEAETAVTDLRELTVVAEGHVRELTNLGLDLPLLPGEVVDRPGWVRSAAAGLDALTGRALPRQGGPLGPLLAGGAGVQTGLVLAFLASRVLGQYDPFGGEGKEGQLLLVAPNVVAAEQAMDVPGRDFRLWVCLHECTHRLQFTAVRWLRDYFADEVERLVSGLAGGGTDSLADLFGRLPEAIKQGPKLNLAELLQSPKERAVFDRLLALSTLLEGHADYVMDAVGPQVVPSVDTIRARFTARRKGGGVFDRLLRALLGVDAKIRQYEEGAKFTKHVVDAVGMDGFNAVWRSPNTLPSRAEISDPAAWVRRLHG; via the coding sequence ATGGTCGACTGGGCGCTCGCCGCGCAGACCGGCGCGCTGCTCGTGCGCGGCGGGCCGCAGGTGCCCCGCGAAGAGGCCGAGACGGCCGTCACCGACCTGCGCGAGCTCACCGTCGTGGCCGAAGGGCACGTCCGGGAGCTGACGAACCTGGGCCTCGACCTGCCGCTGCTGCCCGGCGAGGTCGTCGACCGCCCCGGCTGGGTGCGCTCGGCCGCGGCCGGGCTGGACGCGCTGACCGGGCGCGCGCTGCCGCGTCAGGGCGGGCCGCTGGGGCCGCTGCTCGCCGGGGGCGCCGGCGTGCAGACCGGCTTGGTGCTCGCGTTCCTCGCCAGCCGCGTCCTCGGCCAGTACGACCCCTTCGGCGGCGAAGGCAAGGAAGGACAGCTGCTGCTCGTCGCGCCGAACGTCGTCGCCGCCGAGCAGGCGATGGACGTGCCCGGCCGCGACTTCCGGCTCTGGGTCTGCCTGCACGAGTGCACGCACCGGCTCCAGTTCACCGCGGTCCGGTGGCTGCGCGACTACTTCGCCGACGAGGTCGAACGGCTCGTCTCGGGCCTCGCCGGCGGCGGCACCGACAGCCTCGCCGACCTGTTCGGCCGGCTCCCCGAGGCGATCAAGCAGGGCCCGAAGCTGAACCTCGCCGAGCTGCTGCAGTCGCCGAAGGAACGGGCGGTGTTCGACCGCCTGCTGGCGCTCTCGACGCTGCTGGAGGGCCACGCCGACTACGTGATGGACGCCGTCGGCCCGCAGGTCGTGCCGAGCGTCGACACGATCCGCGCGCGGTTCACCGCCCGGCGCAAGGGCGGCGGCGTCTTCGACCGGCTGCTGCGCGCGCTCCTCGGCGTCGACGCGAAGATCCGCCAGTACGAGGAAGGCGCGAAGTTCACGAAGCACGTCGTGGACGCGGTCGGCATGGACGGCTTCAACGCCGTGTGGCGGTCGCCGAACACGCTGCCGTCGCGCGCCGAGATCAGCGATCCCGCCGCGTGGGTCCGGCGTCTGCACGGATGA